The Ptiloglossa arizonensis isolate GNS036 chromosome 13, iyPtiAriz1_principal, whole genome shotgun sequence genome window below encodes:
- the LOC143153824 gene encoding uncharacterized protein LOC143153824 — translation MCNFVMQKDVSRDSFTTIRSSRTDHGTKKNHRVFEVPRSFSFHGTRRRVVSSVSISVTLKTHVEEGARTKLLPPPPLYGDNPKGRKSGCIIAGLPLQL, via the exons ATGTGTAACTTTGTAATGCAAAAAGATGTATCTCGAGACAGTTTCACGACAATTCGTTCATCTCGGACCG ATCACGGTACGAAAAAGAACCATCGAGTATTCGAAGTACCGCGAAGTTTCTCATTTCACGGTACTCGAAGACGCGTAGTCTCATCAGTTTCCATAAGCGTGACCCTGAAAACGCACGTAGAAGAAGGCGCACGAACCAAG CTGCTACCTCCCCCTCCTCTGTATGGCGACAATCCCAAAGGGAGAAAATCGGGCTGCATTATCGCGGGATTGCCCTTGCAGCTATAA